One region of Culex pipiens pallens isolate TS chromosome 2, TS_CPP_V2, whole genome shotgun sequence genomic DNA includes:
- the LOC120426857 gene encoding cationic amino acid transporter 3-like, whose translation MRQGGRMDRFWMALTRKKRNEDDGSDSKLARVLSLLDLTGLGVGSTLGLGVYVLAGSVAYEQAGPAVVISFLVAAVASAIAALCYAEFAARVPKAGSAYIYSYVSIGEFAAFSIGWNLILEYVIGTSSVARGMSGYIDALIDNKMSNALREAMGMNVSFLSDYPDFFSFVVVLILAALLAYGVKESTLLNNIFTGVNLCVIAIVLVAGGMNSDSANWNIKPEDIPEGIDGGSGGFAPYGFAGIMAGAAKCFYGFVGFDCIATTGEEAKNPSRNIPLAIVISLVVIFLAYFGISTVLTMALPYYLQNPEAPFPHLFDQLEWYEIKWIVSIGAIFALCTSLLGAMFPLPRVLYAMSSDGIIFKKLRTVHPKTQTPVLATILAGLLAATMALLFNLHQLIDMMSIGTLLAYTIVAVSVLVLRYQEDTLLQTTEVSVTLPDVCKQMFNVDKLKEPSKLSSSIVKGGICVFAVLVCAVCGILVMADDQVSAGDPGVIITLSVLAGVMVLLIVITSFQPKESTLLTFKVPLVPVLPMLSVFFNLYLMFQLDSGTWIRFAVWVVIGYIIYFTYGIHHSVEGALAKEQAALTVNGNGHKPANKAGFDNNGFDSSHDRIVSTIPTENPRRSSKNSYTFNNE comes from the exons ATGCGCCAAGGTGGACGGATGGATCGGTTTTGGATGGCGTTGACGCGCAAGAAACGCAACGAGGACGACGGAAGTGACTCGAAGCTGGCGCGTGTCCTCTCGCTGCTCGATCTGACCGGGTTGGGTGTTGGCAGTACGCTCGGGTTGGGCGTTTACGTGCTGGCCGGATCGGTGGCGTACGAGCAGGCTGGACCGGCGGTGGTAATTTCGTTCCTGGTGGCCGCCGTTGCATCGGCCATTGCGGCCCTTTGCTACGCGGAGTTTGCCGCACGTGTTCCGAAGGCTGGTTCGGCTTACATCTACAGTTACGTCAGTATTGGAGAGTTTGCGGCGTTCAGCATCGGGTGGAATTTGATTTTGGAGTATGTGATTG GAACCTCCAGCGTGGCCCGCGGAATGAGCGGCTACATCGATGCGCTGATCGACAACAAGATGAGCAACGCGCTGCGAGAAGCCATGGGCATGAACGTGAGCTTCCTGTCCGACTATCCGGATTTCTTCTCGTTCGTCGTGGTGCTGATTCTGGCCGCCCTGCTTGCCTACGGAGTTAAGGAGTCCACGCTGTTGAACAACATCTTCACGGGCGTTAATTTGTGCGTCATTGCTATCGTGCTGGTGGCGGGGGGTATGAACAGTGACTCCGCGAACTGGAACATCAAGCCGGAGGATATTCCGGAGGGTATTGATGGTGGCAGTGGAGGGTTTGCACCGTACGGCTTTGCTGGCATCATGGCGGGTGCGGCCAAGTGCTTCTATGGCTTCGTTGGATTTGATTGTATTGCCACGACTGGAGAGGAGGCGAAGAACCCGAGTCGGAACATTCCGTTGGCCATCGTGATCTCGTTGGTTGTGATCTTCTTGGCTTACTTTGGAATTTCAACTGTCCTTACCATGGCGCTGCCGTACTACCTCCAGAACCCGGAAGCTCCGTTCCCTCATCTGTTTGATCAGCTGGAATGGTATGAGATCAAGTGGATTGTATCGATTGGAGCCATCTTTGCGCTGTGCACCAGCTTGTTGGGAGCGATGTTCCCGCTGCCACGTGTCCTGTATGCTATGTCTTCGGACGGTATCATCTTCAAAAAGCTTCGGACGGTGCATCCCAAGACGCAAACTCCGGTGCTGGCGACGATCCTCGCCGGATTGTTGGCCGCTACGATGGCGCTGCTGTTCAACTTGCACCAGCTGATCGATATGATGTCCATCGGAACGCTGCTGGCTTACACGATTGTCGCGGTCAGTGTGCTTGTGCTGCGGTACCAAGAAGACACGTTGCTGCAGACTACGGAAGTCAGCGTCACACTGCCCGATGTGTGCAAGCAGATGTTCAACGTGGACAAGCTGAAGGAACCGAGCAAGCTGTCGTCGAGTATCGTCAAGGGTGGAATCTGTGTGTTTG CTGTTCTTGTCTGTGCCGTTTGCGGAATCCTCGTGATGGCCGACGACCAAGTGTCTGCCGGTGATCCTGGAGTCATCATCACTCTTTCGGTTCTGGCCGGTGTCATGGTTCTCCTCATCGTCATCACTTCCTTCCAGCCCAAGGAAAGCACTCTGCTGACCTTCAAAGTACCTCTGGTTCCAGTGCTGCCCATGTTGAGTGTGTTCTTCAACTTGTACCTGATGTTCCAGCTGGACTCTGGCACGTGGATCCGGTTCGCCGTGTGGGTCGTGATCGGCTACATAATCTACTTCACGTACGGAATCCACCACTCCGTCGAGGGTGCTCTGGCCAAGGAACAGGCAGCGCTGACCGTGAACGGTAACGGCCACAAGCCTGCCAACAAGGCCGGCTTCGACAACAACGGATTTGACTCGAGTCATGACCGGATCGTGTCCACCATCCCAACGGAAAACCCGCGAAGGAGTTCCAAAAACTCGTACACCTTCAACAACGAGTAA